From Vidua chalybeata isolate OUT-0048 chromosome 25, bVidCha1 merged haplotype, whole genome shotgun sequence, one genomic window encodes:
- the ADGRB2 gene encoding adhesion G protein-coupled receptor B2 isoform X6: protein MPGEGKCHRMTAAGPLLLAVISSVLWLTRGFDPAPSACSALASGVLYGSFSLKDLFPTISSGCSWTLENPDPTKYSLYLRFNREEQVCTHFSPMVLPLDHYLANYTCDPRGEASPAPARQRPEQQQEEEEDEEAELELCEGAGPFTFLHFDKNFVQLCLAAEPEAAPRLLEPQALEFRFVEVLLINNNNSSQFTCSVLCRWLEECLQAPGARRCGFTHAGCSCQAESPPAPRRNGTRPPAPAPTPAPAAPGCCPTELHSANANELDLPEVPHGNAVEENQKVKTQWPRSADEPGVYMAQTGDPAAEEWSQWSVCSLTCGQGSQVRTRSCVSSPYGTLCSGLLRETRTCNNTATCPDSKWGPWNHWSLCSKTCDTGWQRRFRMCEGTGMQGYPCEGTGEEVKTCNEKKCPAYHEMCKDEYVMLMTWKKTAAGEIIYNKCPPNATGTASRRCLLSPHGVAYWGVPSFARCVSHEYRYLHLSLREHLAKGQRVLAGEGMSQVVRSLLELMARKTYYSGDLLFSVDILRNVTDTFKRATYIPSSEDVQRFFQVVSYMVDAENRDKWEDAQQVSPGSVHLMKVVEDFIHLVGNALKAFQSSLIVTDNLVTSIQREPVSAVSSDINFPMKGRRGMKDWARSSEDKLFIPREVLSLASAEAEESSHFVIGAVLYRTLGLILPPPRSPLAVTSKVLTVTVRPPTRPAEPLVLVELSHIINGTSHPQCVTWDYSRTDAGLGNWDTESCQTLETLPAHTKCQCRQLATFAVLAQLPRDLAMDPSGTPSVPLMIGCAVSCMALLTLLVIYAAFWRFIKSERSIILLNFCVSILASNILILVGQSQMLSKGVCTMTAAFLHFFFLSSFCWVLTEAWQSYLAVIGRIRTRLVRKRFLCLGWGLPALVVAVSVGFTRTKGYGTASYCWLSLEGGLLYAFVGPAAVIVLVNMLVGIIVFNKLMSRDGISDKSKKQRAGSKPPPCGSLLLKCTKCGVVSSAAMTSATASSAMASLWSSCVVLPLLALTWMSAVLAMTDRRSILFQVLFAVFNSVQGFVIITVHGFLRREVQDVVKCQVGGCRSEENENSPDSCKNGQVQILTDFEKDVDLACQTVLFKEVNTCNPATITGTLSRISLDGDEDPKLNTTSEGGLGFSSLPGNIPPASILVQVPKMTPNVVAGLTELGEPPAQQLGLEAPGPVYLCTESSLRPLEYGWIRAPEPPRESDYMMLPRRTGSLKPFPRDEGTLGAGAEEAVPGGTGRPAAEGDAYPGFVAVDHVNVNLNQPYATVKAPYGLQFKQHPTVRQILASELSERSRTMPRTVPGSAMKVGSLERKRLRYSDLDFEKVMHTRKRHSELYHELNQKFHTLDRYRAPSTGSSKREKRWSVSSGGGDKSTGNDVTGPEEQRPKAPAAPPKPWSTFKAMTLGSLPSAQRDRLELCRADWDSPCAGLDAADGDFQTEV, encoded by the exons GGCAAATGCCATAGGATGACCGCTGCTGGTCCCCTCTTACTGGCTGTGATATCGTCTGTCCTGTGGCTCACGCGGGGCTTCGACCCGGCTCCCAGCGCCTGCTCCGCCCTGGCCTCCGGCGTCCTCTACGGCTCCTTCTCCCTCAAGGACCTGTTCCCCACCATCTCCTCCGGCTGCTCCTGGACCCTGGAGAACCCCGACCCCACCAAGTACTCGCTCTACCTCCGCTTCAACCGGGAGGAGCAGGTCTGCACCCACTTCTCGCCCATGGTGCTGCCGCTCGACCACTACCTGGCCAACTACACCTGCGACCCCCGGGGCGAGgccagccccgcgcccgcccgccaGCGcccggagcagcagcaggaggaggaggaggacgaggaaGCCGAGCTGGAGCTGTGCGAGGGCGCGGGACCCTTCACCTTCCTGCACTTCGACAAGAACTTcgtgcagctgtgcctggcgGCCGAGCCCGAggcggccccgcggctgctGGAGCCGCAAGCGCTGGAATTCCGCTTCGTGGAGGTGCTGCtcatcaacaacaacaactcCAGCCAGTTCACCTGCAGCGTGCTGTGCCGCTGGCTCGAGGAGTGCCTGCAGGCTCCCGGCGCCCGCCGCTGCGGCTTCACCCACGCcggctgcagctgccaggccgagagccccccggccccccggCGCAACGGCACCCGGCCCCCGGCCCCCGCGCCCACCCcggcgcccgccgcccccggctGCTGCCCCACCGAGCTGCATTCTGCGAATGCCAACGAGCTCGACCTGCCCGAGGTGCCACACG GCAATGCGGTCGAGGAGAACCAGAAGGTGAAGACCCAGTGGCCACGGTCAGCGGATGAACCCGGGGTCTACATGGCCCAGACAG GGGACCCCGCGGCGGAGGAGTGGTCGCAGTGGAGCGTGTGCTCCCTGACGTGCGGCCAGGGCTCCCAGGTGCGGACGCGCTCCTGCGTCTCCTCTCCCTACGGGACGCTGTGCAGCGGGCTGCTCCGGGAGACCCGCACCTGCAACAACACCGCCACCTGCCCAG ACAGCAAGTGGGGTCCTTGGAACCACTGGAGCCTctgctccaagacctgcgaCACCGGCTGGCAGCGGCGCTTCCGCATGTGCGAGGGCACGGGCATGCAGGGCTACCCCTGCGAGGGCACCGGCGAGGAGGTGAAGACCTGCAACGAGAAGAAGTGCCCAG cctaCCACGAGATGTGCAAGGACGAGTACGTGATGCTGATGACCTGGAAGAAGACGGCTGCCGGGGAGATCATCTACAACAAATGTCCCCCCAACGCCACAG GGACTGCCAGCCGCCGGTGCCTGCTGAGCCCCCATGGGGTCGCCTACTGGGGCGTGCCCAGCTTCGCCCGCTGCGTCTCCCACGAGTACAGATACTTGCATCTCTCA CTGCGGGAGCACCTGGCCAAGGGCCAGCGGGTGCTGGCAGGGGAGGGCATGTCCCAGGTGGTGCGGAGCCTGCTGGAGCTCATGGCCCGCAAGACCTACTACAGCGGGGACCTGCTCTTCTCCGTGGACATCCTGCGCAACGTCACCGACACCTTCAAGAGGGCCACCTACATCCCGTCCTCCGAGGACGTGCAG CGCTTCTTCCAGGTGGTGAGCTACATGGTGGACGCGGAGAACCGCGATAAGTGGGAGGATGCCCAGCAG GTCTCTCCGGGCTCCGTGCACCTGATGAAGGTGGTGGAGGACTTCATCCACCTGGTGGGGAACGCGCTGAAGGCTTTCCAGAGCTCCCTCATTGTCACCGACAACTTGG TGACCAGCATCCAGCGGGAGCCCGTGTCCGCCGTGTCCAGCGACATCAACTTCCCCATGAAGGGCCGGCGGGGGATGAAGGACTGGGCCCGCAGCTCCGAGGACAAGCTCTTCatccccagggaggtgctgagccTCGCCTCGGCAG AAGCCGAGGAATCGTCGCACTTCGTCATCGGGGCGGTGCTGTACCGCACGCTGGGGCTCATCCTGCCCCCGCCCAG GAGCCCCCTGGCCGTCACCTCCAAGGTGCTGACGGTGACGGTGCGCCCGCCGACCCGGCCCGCGGAGCCGCTCGTGCTGGTGGAGCTGTCCCACATCATCAAC GGCACGTCCCACCCGCAGTGTGTCACCTGGGACTACTCGAGGAC GGATGCTGGCTTGGGAAACTGGGACACGGAGAGCTGCCAAACCCTGGAGACCCTCCCGGCGCACACCAAATGCCAGTGCCGCCAGCTCGCCACCTTCGCCGTGCTCGCCCAGCTGCCCAGAGACCTG gCCATGGACCCCTCGGGGACGCCGTCGGTGCCGCTGATGATCGGCTGTGCCGTGTCCTGCATGGCCCTGCTGACCCTGCTGGTGATCTACGCGGCCTTCTGGAG GTTCATCAAGTCGGAGCGCTCCATCATCCTGCTCAACTTCTGCGTCTCCATCCTGGCTTCCAACATCCTCATCCTCGTGGGCCAGTCCCAGATGCTCAGCAAG GGCGTGTGCACCATGACCGCCGCCTTCCTCCACTTCTTCTTCCTCTCGTCCTTCTGCTGGGTGCTGACCGAGGCCTGGCAGTCCTACCTGGCGGTGATCGGCCGGATCCGGACACGCCTGGTCAGGAAGCGCTTCCTGTGCTTGGGATGGG GCTTGCCAGCCCTCGTGGTCGCCGTCTCCGTCGGCTTCACACGGACCAAAGGCTACGGGACAGCGAGCTA ctgctggctctcGCTGGAGGGCGGTTTGCTCTACGCCTTCGTGGGACCCGCTGCTGTCATCGTGCTG GTGAACATGCTGGTGGGCATCATCGTCTTCAACAAGCTCATGTCCCGTGACGGCATTTCAGATAAGTCCAAAAAGCAGCGAGCTGG CTCCAAGCCCCCCCCGTGCGGCAgcctgctgctgaaatgcaCCAAGTGCGGCGTGGTGTCCAGCGCGGCCATGACCTCCGCCACCGCCAGCAGTGCCAT GGCATCGCTGTGGAGCTCCTGCGTGGTCCTGCCTCTGCTGGCGCTGACCTGGATGTCGGCCGTGCTCGCCATGACCGACCGGCGCTCCATCCTCTTCCAGGTCCTCTTCGCCGTCTTCAACTCCGTCCAGGGCTTCGTCATCATCACCGTGCACGGCTTCCTGCGCCGAGAG GTCCAGGACGTGGTGAAGTGTCAGGTGGGGGGGTGCAGGAGCGAGGAGAATGAAAACTCGCCCGACTCCTGCAAGAACGGGCAGGTGCAGATCCTG ACAGATTTTGAAAAGGACGTTGACCTGGCGTGTCAGACAG TGCTGTTCAAAGAGGTGAACACCTGCAACCCCGCCACCATCACGGGCACCTTGTCCCGCATCTCCCTGGACGGGGACGAAGACCCCAAGCTCAACACGACCTCGGAGGGCGGCCTGGGCTTCTCCAGCCTGCCCGGGAACATCCCCCCCGCCAGCATCCTGGTGCAGGTGCCCAAGATGACGCCCAACGTGGTGGCGGGTCTGACCGAGCTGGGCGAGCCGCCGGCGCAGCAGCTCGGCCTGGAGGCGCCGGGTCCCGTTTACCTGTGCACCGAGAGCAGCCTGCGGCCGCTGGAATACGGCTGGATCCGggcccccgagcccccccgcGAGAGCGATTACATGATGCTGCCCCGCCGCACCGGCAGCCTCAAGCCCTTCCCCCGGGACGAGGGGACGCTCGGTGCCGGCGCGGAGGAGGCGGTGCCCGGCGGGACGGGGCGCCCGGCGGCCGAAGGGGACGCCTATCCCGGTTTTGTGGCCGTGGATCACGTCAACGTGAACCTCAACCAGCCCTACGCGACGGTGAAGGCGCCCTACGGCCTCCAGTTCAAGCAGCACCCCACGGTGAGGCAGATCCTGGCCTCGGAGCTGTCGGAGCGCAGCCGCACCATGCCCCGCACCGTGCCCGGCTCTGCCATGAAAGTGGGGTCCCTGGAG AGGAAGAGGTTGCGGTACTCTGACCTGGACTTCGAG AAGGTGATGCACACACGGAAACGCCACTCCGAGCTCTACCACGAGCTCAACCAGAAATTCCACACGCTGGACCGGTACCGGGCTCCGTCCACCGGCTCCTCCAAG CGAGAAAAGCGGTGGAGCGTCTCGTCGGGCGGCGGGGACAAGAGCACGGGCAAC GATGTGACCGGCCCCGAGGAGCAGCGGCCGAAGGCTCCGGCCGCGCCGCCCAAGCCGTGGAGCACATTCAAGGCGATGACGCTGGGCTCGCTGCCCAGCGCCCAGCGGGACCGGCTGGAGCTGTGCCGGGCAGACTGGGACAGCCCCTGCGCCGGCCTGGACGCGGCCGACGGCGACTTCCAGACGGAGGTGtga
- the ADGRB2 gene encoding adhesion G protein-coupled receptor B2 isoform X2, giving the protein MPGEGKCHRMTAAGPLLLAVISSVLWLTRGFDPAPSACSALASGVLYGSFSLKDLFPTISSGCSWTLENPDPTKYSLYLRFNREEQVCTHFSPMVLPLDHYLANYTCDPRGEASPAPARQRPEQQQEEEEDEEAELELCEGAGPFTFLHFDKNFVQLCLAAEPEAAPRLLEPQALEFRFVEVLLINNNNSSQFTCSVLCRWLEECLQAPGARRCGFTHAGCSCQAESPPAPRRNGTRPPAPAPTPAPAAPGCCPTELHSANANELDLPEVPHGNAVEENQKVKTQWPRSADEPGVYMAQTGDPAAEEWSQWSVCSLTCGQGSQVRTRSCVSSPYGTLCSGLLRETRTCNNTATCPVEGQWLEWGAWSRCSVTCANGTQQRTRRCSVSAHGWAECRGAHADARECSNPTCPNSKWGPWNHWSLCSKTCDTGWQRRFRMCEGTGMQGYPCEGTGEEVKTCNEKKCPAYHEMCKDEYVMLMTWKKTAAGEIIYNKCPPNATGTASRRCLLSPHGVAYWGVPSFARCVSHEYRYLHLSLREHLAKGQRVLAGEGMSQVVRSLLELMARKTYYSGDLLFSVDILRNVTDTFKRATYIPSSEDVQRFFQVVSYMVDAENRDKWEDAQQVSPGSVHLMKVVEDFIHLVGNALKAFQSSLIVTDNLVTSIQREPVSAVSSDINFPMKGRRGMKDWARSSEDKLFIPREVLSLASAEAEESSHFVIGAVLYRTLGLILPPPRSPLAVTSKVLTVTVRPPTRPAEPLVLVELSHIINGTSHPQCVTWDYSRTDAGLGNWDTESCQTLETLPAHTKCQCRQLATFAVLAQLPRDLAMDPSGTPSVPLMIGCAVSCMALLTLLVIYAAFWRFIKSERSIILLNFCVSILASNILILVGQSQMLSKGVCTMTAAFLHFFFLSSFCWVLTEAWQSYLAVIGRIRTRLVRKRFLCLGWGLPALVVAVSVGFTRTKGYGTASYCWLSLEGGLLYAFVGPAAVIVLVNMLVGIIVFNKLMSRDGISDKSKKQRAGSKPPPCGSLLLKCTKCGVVSSAAMTSATASSAMASLWSSCVVLPLLALTWMSAVLAMTDRRSILFQVLFAVFNSVQGFVIITVHGFLRREVQDVVKCQVGGCRSEENENSPDSCKNGQVQILTDFEKDVDLACQTVLFKEVNTCNPATITGTLSRISLDGDEDPKLNTTSEGGLGFSSLPGNIPPASILVQVPKMTPNVVAGLTELGEPPAQQLGLEAPGPVYLCTESSLRPLEYGWIRAPEPPRESDYMMLPRRTGSLKPFPRDEGTLGAGAEEAVPGGTGRPAAEGDAYPGFVAVDHVNVNLNQPYATVKAPYGLQFKQHPTVRQILASELSERSRTMPRTVPGSAMKVGSLERKRLRYSDLDFEKVMHTRKRHSELYHELNQKFHTLDRYRAPSTGSSKREKRWSVSSGGGDKSTGNDVTGPEEQRPKAPAAPPKPWSTFKAMTLGSLPSAQRDRLELCRADWDSPCAGLDAADGDFQTEV; this is encoded by the exons GGCAAATGCCATAGGATGACCGCTGCTGGTCCCCTCTTACTGGCTGTGATATCGTCTGTCCTGTGGCTCACGCGGGGCTTCGACCCGGCTCCCAGCGCCTGCTCCGCCCTGGCCTCCGGCGTCCTCTACGGCTCCTTCTCCCTCAAGGACCTGTTCCCCACCATCTCCTCCGGCTGCTCCTGGACCCTGGAGAACCCCGACCCCACCAAGTACTCGCTCTACCTCCGCTTCAACCGGGAGGAGCAGGTCTGCACCCACTTCTCGCCCATGGTGCTGCCGCTCGACCACTACCTGGCCAACTACACCTGCGACCCCCGGGGCGAGgccagccccgcgcccgcccgccaGCGcccggagcagcagcaggaggaggaggaggacgaggaaGCCGAGCTGGAGCTGTGCGAGGGCGCGGGACCCTTCACCTTCCTGCACTTCGACAAGAACTTcgtgcagctgtgcctggcgGCCGAGCCCGAggcggccccgcggctgctGGAGCCGCAAGCGCTGGAATTCCGCTTCGTGGAGGTGCTGCtcatcaacaacaacaactcCAGCCAGTTCACCTGCAGCGTGCTGTGCCGCTGGCTCGAGGAGTGCCTGCAGGCTCCCGGCGCCCGCCGCTGCGGCTTCACCCACGCcggctgcagctgccaggccgagagccccccggccccccggCGCAACGGCACCCGGCCCCCGGCCCCCGCGCCCACCCcggcgcccgccgcccccggctGCTGCCCCACCGAGCTGCATTCTGCGAATGCCAACGAGCTCGACCTGCCCGAGGTGCCACACG GCAATGCGGTCGAGGAGAACCAGAAGGTGAAGACCCAGTGGCCACGGTCAGCGGATGAACCCGGGGTCTACATGGCCCAGACAG GGGACCCCGCGGCGGAGGAGTGGTCGCAGTGGAGCGTGTGCTCCCTGACGTGCGGCCAGGGCTCCCAGGTGCGGACGCGCTCCTGCGTCTCCTCTCCCTACGGGACGCTGTGCAGCGGGCTGCTCCGGGAGACCCGCACCTGCAACAACACCGCCACCTGCCCAG TGGAAGGGCAGTGGCTGGAGTGGGGCGCCTGGAGCCGCTGCTCCGTCACCTGCGCCAACGGCACCCAGCAGCGGACGCGCAGGTGCAGCGTCTCGGCCCACGGCTGGGCCGAGTGCCGGGGGGCCCACGCCGACGCCCGGGAGTGCTCCAACCCCACCTGTCCCA ACAGCAAGTGGGGTCCTTGGAACCACTGGAGCCTctgctccaagacctgcgaCACCGGCTGGCAGCGGCGCTTCCGCATGTGCGAGGGCACGGGCATGCAGGGCTACCCCTGCGAGGGCACCGGCGAGGAGGTGAAGACCTGCAACGAGAAGAAGTGCCCAG cctaCCACGAGATGTGCAAGGACGAGTACGTGATGCTGATGACCTGGAAGAAGACGGCTGCCGGGGAGATCATCTACAACAAATGTCCCCCCAACGCCACAG GGACTGCCAGCCGCCGGTGCCTGCTGAGCCCCCATGGGGTCGCCTACTGGGGCGTGCCCAGCTTCGCCCGCTGCGTCTCCCACGAGTACAGATACTTGCATCTCTCA CTGCGGGAGCACCTGGCCAAGGGCCAGCGGGTGCTGGCAGGGGAGGGCATGTCCCAGGTGGTGCGGAGCCTGCTGGAGCTCATGGCCCGCAAGACCTACTACAGCGGGGACCTGCTCTTCTCCGTGGACATCCTGCGCAACGTCACCGACACCTTCAAGAGGGCCACCTACATCCCGTCCTCCGAGGACGTGCAG CGCTTCTTCCAGGTGGTGAGCTACATGGTGGACGCGGAGAACCGCGATAAGTGGGAGGATGCCCAGCAG GTCTCTCCGGGCTCCGTGCACCTGATGAAGGTGGTGGAGGACTTCATCCACCTGGTGGGGAACGCGCTGAAGGCTTTCCAGAGCTCCCTCATTGTCACCGACAACTTGG TGACCAGCATCCAGCGGGAGCCCGTGTCCGCCGTGTCCAGCGACATCAACTTCCCCATGAAGGGCCGGCGGGGGATGAAGGACTGGGCCCGCAGCTCCGAGGACAAGCTCTTCatccccagggaggtgctgagccTCGCCTCGGCAG AAGCCGAGGAATCGTCGCACTTCGTCATCGGGGCGGTGCTGTACCGCACGCTGGGGCTCATCCTGCCCCCGCCCAG GAGCCCCCTGGCCGTCACCTCCAAGGTGCTGACGGTGACGGTGCGCCCGCCGACCCGGCCCGCGGAGCCGCTCGTGCTGGTGGAGCTGTCCCACATCATCAAC GGCACGTCCCACCCGCAGTGTGTCACCTGGGACTACTCGAGGAC GGATGCTGGCTTGGGAAACTGGGACACGGAGAGCTGCCAAACCCTGGAGACCCTCCCGGCGCACACCAAATGCCAGTGCCGCCAGCTCGCCACCTTCGCCGTGCTCGCCCAGCTGCCCAGAGACCTG gCCATGGACCCCTCGGGGACGCCGTCGGTGCCGCTGATGATCGGCTGTGCCGTGTCCTGCATGGCCCTGCTGACCCTGCTGGTGATCTACGCGGCCTTCTGGAG GTTCATCAAGTCGGAGCGCTCCATCATCCTGCTCAACTTCTGCGTCTCCATCCTGGCTTCCAACATCCTCATCCTCGTGGGCCAGTCCCAGATGCTCAGCAAG GGCGTGTGCACCATGACCGCCGCCTTCCTCCACTTCTTCTTCCTCTCGTCCTTCTGCTGGGTGCTGACCGAGGCCTGGCAGTCCTACCTGGCGGTGATCGGCCGGATCCGGACACGCCTGGTCAGGAAGCGCTTCCTGTGCTTGGGATGGG GCTTGCCAGCCCTCGTGGTCGCCGTCTCCGTCGGCTTCACACGGACCAAAGGCTACGGGACAGCGAGCTA ctgctggctctcGCTGGAGGGCGGTTTGCTCTACGCCTTCGTGGGACCCGCTGCTGTCATCGTGCTG GTGAACATGCTGGTGGGCATCATCGTCTTCAACAAGCTCATGTCCCGTGACGGCATTTCAGATAAGTCCAAAAAGCAGCGAGCTGG CTCCAAGCCCCCCCCGTGCGGCAgcctgctgctgaaatgcaCCAAGTGCGGCGTGGTGTCCAGCGCGGCCATGACCTCCGCCACCGCCAGCAGTGCCAT GGCATCGCTGTGGAGCTCCTGCGTGGTCCTGCCTCTGCTGGCGCTGACCTGGATGTCGGCCGTGCTCGCCATGACCGACCGGCGCTCCATCCTCTTCCAGGTCCTCTTCGCCGTCTTCAACTCCGTCCAGGGCTTCGTCATCATCACCGTGCACGGCTTCCTGCGCCGAGAG GTCCAGGACGTGGTGAAGTGTCAGGTGGGGGGGTGCAGGAGCGAGGAGAATGAAAACTCGCCCGACTCCTGCAAGAACGGGCAGGTGCAGATCCTG ACAGATTTTGAAAAGGACGTTGACCTGGCGTGTCAGACAG TGCTGTTCAAAGAGGTGAACACCTGCAACCCCGCCACCATCACGGGCACCTTGTCCCGCATCTCCCTGGACGGGGACGAAGACCCCAAGCTCAACACGACCTCGGAGGGCGGCCTGGGCTTCTCCAGCCTGCCCGGGAACATCCCCCCCGCCAGCATCCTGGTGCAGGTGCCCAAGATGACGCCCAACGTGGTGGCGGGTCTGACCGAGCTGGGCGAGCCGCCGGCGCAGCAGCTCGGCCTGGAGGCGCCGGGTCCCGTTTACCTGTGCACCGAGAGCAGCCTGCGGCCGCTGGAATACGGCTGGATCCGggcccccgagcccccccgcGAGAGCGATTACATGATGCTGCCCCGCCGCACCGGCAGCCTCAAGCCCTTCCCCCGGGACGAGGGGACGCTCGGTGCCGGCGCGGAGGAGGCGGTGCCCGGCGGGACGGGGCGCCCGGCGGCCGAAGGGGACGCCTATCCCGGTTTTGTGGCCGTGGATCACGTCAACGTGAACCTCAACCAGCCCTACGCGACGGTGAAGGCGCCCTACGGCCTCCAGTTCAAGCAGCACCCCACGGTGAGGCAGATCCTGGCCTCGGAGCTGTCGGAGCGCAGCCGCACCATGCCCCGCACCGTGCCCGGCTCTGCCATGAAAGTGGGGTCCCTGGAG AGGAAGAGGTTGCGGTACTCTGACCTGGACTTCGAG AAGGTGATGCACACACGGAAACGCCACTCCGAGCTCTACCACGAGCTCAACCAGAAATTCCACACGCTGGACCGGTACCGGGCTCCGTCCACCGGCTCCTCCAAG CGAGAAAAGCGGTGGAGCGTCTCGTCGGGCGGCGGGGACAAGAGCACGGGCAAC GATGTGACCGGCCCCGAGGAGCAGCGGCCGAAGGCTCCGGCCGCGCCGCCCAAGCCGTGGAGCACATTCAAGGCGATGACGCTGGGCTCGCTGCCCAGCGCCCAGCGGGACCGGCTGGAGCTGTGCCGGGCAGACTGGGACAGCCCCTGCGCCGGCCTGGACGCGGCCGACGGCGACTTCCAGACGGAGGTGtga